One region of Thermoplasma sp. Kam2015 genomic DNA includes:
- a CDS encoding trans-aconitate 2-methyltransferase — protein MPDPDYGVYHHSSREDSEKLRVLARVMFVEAFRKIGMDEDASIRIVDIGCGLGFLTVLCATYFKNARITAIDTFSDPSIADNSKEKLMENLKIAGVSDRVAIVEADITKSIRVDDKFDLAVSNLVLHNTGRHRFDVYRNVWNILRCGSYFIDADGFIRKGISSILVDPFRRDMSKISNIFEPEFAMEPRDQKKNAAWRYILVGLRSKCSDV, from the coding sequence ATGCCCGATCCAGACTATGGAGTGTATCATCATTCGTCCAGGGAAGATTCGGAGAAACTGCGTGTATTGGCCAGGGTCATGTTTGTAGAGGCGTTCAGGAAGATCGGAATGGATGAGGATGCAAGCATTCGAATAGTCGATATTGGTTGTGGCCTTGGTTTCCTTACGGTACTCTGCGCTACATACTTTAAAAATGCGAGGATAACTGCGATAGATACGTTTTCCGATCCATCGATTGCGGATAATTCCAAAGAAAAGCTTATGGAGAATCTGAAGATAGCTGGAGTCTCCGATCGAGTTGCCATCGTCGAGGCTGATATTACCAAGAGCATTCGCGTGGATGATAAATTTGATCTGGCTGTATCAAACCTGGTGCTGCACAATACGGGAAGGCATAGGTTCGATGTCTACAGGAACGTGTGGAATATACTCAGGTGCGGGAGCTACTTCATAGATGCCGATGGCTTCATAAGGAAAGGAATCTCATCCATTCTGGTGGATCCGTTCAGAAGAGATATGTCGAAGATATCGAACATTTTTGAACCTGAATTTGCGATGGAACCAAGGGACCAGAAAAAGAATGCAGCATGGCGATATATTCTGGTCGGTCTCAGATCAAAATGCAGCGATGTCTGA
- a CDS encoding glucose 1-dehydrogenase, translating to MKAITVRPHGAGARVEHVEIKEKGMKVRIIENGICGTDREIVKGLMSAATVPENYDFLVLGHEALGILEDDTDNLKRGTIVMPINRRGCNKCINCLNGRADFCETDDFVEAGIKGMHGFMREYIYDDPNYLVPVPPQIRDIAIMAQPLSDLEKSVAEMIDVQGRLHWRCIDATYGCRKMLVTGTGTIGILISMLLKTYGFDVSIANRREPTDVETRIFEEVGLKFVNTSAHRDDEKYDGVIEASGSDASVIEYAIRRLKNNGFLGLFGFIRSGTLSLSPVDLQSLVYRSISITGLINGQKPHFETAINHLVQWKTQYPFTTSHFITRSVNISDQKSVLNVLENRIPGEIKTKILW from the coding sequence ATGAAGGCGATCACCGTAAGACCTCATGGGGCTGGAGCCCGGGTAGAGCACGTTGAAATTAAAGAGAAGGGAATGAAGGTAAGAATAATTGAAAACGGAATATGCGGTACCGACAGGGAGATAGTGAAAGGCCTGATGTCAGCTGCGACCGTCCCAGAGAATTACGATTTCCTTGTACTAGGCCATGAAGCATTGGGCATACTTGAAGATGATACCGACAATCTGAAGAGAGGGACTATTGTGATGCCCATCAACAGGCGTGGATGCAATAAATGCATCAACTGCCTGAACGGCCGTGCTGATTTCTGCGAGACAGACGATTTTGTGGAGGCAGGCATCAAGGGGATGCATGGCTTCATGCGCGAGTATATATATGACGATCCGAACTATCTTGTTCCGGTTCCACCGCAGATAAGGGACATAGCCATAATGGCACAGCCCCTATCGGATCTTGAAAAGTCAGTCGCGGAGATGATCGATGTTCAGGGCAGGCTGCACTGGAGATGTATTGATGCGACTTACGGCTGTAGGAAAATGCTTGTGACCGGTACGGGAACTATCGGGATCCTTATCTCAATGCTCCTGAAGACCTATGGCTTCGATGTTAGTATAGCAAACAGGCGTGAACCCACCGATGTCGAAACGAGGATATTCGAGGAGGTTGGCCTGAAATTCGTCAACACGTCTGCGCACCGCGACGACGAGAAATATGACGGTGTGATAGAAGCCTCAGGATCGGACGCCTCTGTCATTGAATATGCTATAAGGAGGTTGAAGAATAATGGTTTTCTTGGGCTCTTCGGGTTCATTCGATCGGGTACGCTGTCCCTATCCCCTGTTGATCTGCAGTCCTTAGTTTACAGATCAATATCCATCACCGGACTGATCAATGGCCAAAAGCCCCACTTCGAGACTGCCATTAATCATCTTGTGCAATGGAAGACTCAGTATCCTTTCACCACATCTCATTTTATCACAAGGTCCGTGAATATATCTGATCAGAAATCAGTACTCAATGTTCTTGAAAACAGAATTCCAGGAGAGATAAAGACAAAGATACTCTGGTGA
- a CDS encoding TIGR00266 family protein: MVDYEIQGTDVQYLKAKLSDGESVYVEPGHLIYKDRSSRLDVRAGGLRGVFSHMLGGSAVFLLKVDGPGEIASAGFLPGKIHRIDLKGNGIIAEFNAFLCMDSGIQYSTKFAGIWQGLLGGEGLFLEHFSGSGSIFLHGHGQVIEKDLGPGDEINVELSHVLAFDDSVQYNVERIGGLRTMILGGLEGEGLFFAHMRGPGRVWIHSISLFQLAAKLIVRQ; this comes from the coding sequence ATGGTAGATTATGAGATTCAGGGTACAGATGTTCAGTATCTGAAGGCAAAGCTTTCCGATGGTGAATCAGTTTATGTTGAACCGGGCCATTTGATATACAAGGATCGATCCTCAAGGCTTGATGTCAGAGCTGGAGGACTCCGAGGTGTTTTTTCGCACATGCTTGGCGGTTCCGCCGTTTTTCTTCTGAAGGTCGATGGACCTGGTGAGATAGCCTCTGCAGGTTTTTTGCCCGGAAAGATACACCGGATCGATCTGAAAGGAAATGGTATCATCGCAGAGTTCAATGCGTTTCTATGCATGGATTCAGGAATTCAGTATTCGACTAAGTTCGCAGGTATATGGCAGGGGCTTCTCGGTGGCGAGGGTCTGTTCCTTGAGCATTTCAGCGGAAGCGGATCCATATTTCTACACGGCCATGGGCAGGTTATAGAAAAGGATCTTGGCCCTGGTGACGAGATAAATGTCGAGCTCAGCCATGTGCTTGCTTTCGACGACTCCGTTCAGTACAATGTAGAGCGTATAGGTGGTCTTCGAACGATGATACTCGGTGGTCTGGAAGGTGAGGGTCTGTTCTTTGCCCACATGCGAGGCCCTGGGAGGGTCTGGATACATTCCATATCACTCTTCCAGCTTGCCGCAAAGCTGATCGTGAGGCAGTGA
- a CDS encoding DNA/RNA helicase domain-containing protein, with translation MSLPLLINQYDKPEDMVSDLSKAIIRYYGDEPSPEEKSAWTFLGKNIIEMKLDYPILVEVPLFGLDRADLIAVDTRNAIIVEVKGWRNVKRISDMVVLADNAYHIDPCYQLNNYVSKMKFFHTSGKIVNYTGILYMYNHPEYKSNSCRIAYSEEDLIHEIRSIGKPGGNDDVDTIVTGRFTISDDLIDIIIKNGNSIIRNASLTLLSKGYGLSEEQAMIMHKVQDALKNGENKTFLIKGESGSGKTLLALQLLLDAIKNGYKALLAYRNNRLLNTMRQVLNLNAGSVNISSLIQYYSTGRGVGIGERNFDASRYSNMDLIIYDEAQRMTQDVIRTTQSRSNVKVYFYDDSQILIGDEAGTQENFRRYCTNTTEMHLTGSFRISRNYLQLVRHILWNEKPPDTLNYEINMFDHISNLIEDLRKKHTDGNKIGLLCAFTESKGDKKNPTSVQNRRIGYPLPSNFDLYKNSGLDIYWLMDEKTEYPRYWRGELDPLKYCASVYGAQGFEADYIGLVWGRDLVWRNNNWKINADAITDTIGNNYSLKRMAKKDNDVAMTLIRNRYYTLMTRGIRGIDLFFEDQQTGQHIKDVIDRIRKDAIMGYDKL, from the coding sequence ATGAGCCTTCCCCTTCTTATCAATCAATATGACAAGCCCGAGGATATGGTAAGCGATCTCAGTAAGGCGATTATCCGCTATTATGGAGATGAACCGTCACCTGAAGAGAAGAGCGCTTGGACTTTTTTAGGAAAGAATATAATAGAGATGAAGCTGGATTATCCAATCCTCGTTGAAGTCCCTCTCTTTGGGCTCGATCGCGCAGATCTCATCGCAGTTGACACGAGGAATGCGATCATTGTGGAGGTCAAAGGATGGAGAAACGTTAAACGAATAAGCGATATGGTCGTTCTGGCTGATAATGCTTATCACATAGACCCATGCTATCAACTGAATAATTACGTTTCAAAGATGAAGTTTTTCCATACCTCTGGAAAGATTGTCAATTACACGGGGATTCTGTATATGTACAATCATCCTGAGTATAAGTCTAATTCCTGTAGAATAGCGTATAGCGAAGAGGATCTTATACATGAAATAAGAAGTATTGGTAAGCCCGGAGGAAACGATGATGTTGACACAATAGTCACTGGAAGATTCACCATAAGCGATGATCTCATAGATATAATAATAAAGAATGGTAACAGTATCATCAGGAACGCTTCCTTAACGCTTTTGTCAAAGGGCTATGGCCTGAGCGAGGAGCAGGCCATGATCATGCACAAAGTGCAAGATGCACTCAAAAACGGGGAAAATAAAACATTTCTGATAAAAGGTGAGAGCGGTTCCGGGAAAACGCTGTTAGCCCTTCAGCTTCTCCTCGATGCCATTAAAAATGGATACAAAGCATTGCTTGCATACAGGAACAACAGGCTCCTGAACACCATGCGGCAGGTTCTTAATCTTAATGCCGGCAGCGTTAACATAAGTTCCCTCATACAGTACTATTCAACAGGAAGAGGAGTGGGTATAGGAGAACGGAATTTCGATGCTTCCAGATACAGCAATATGGATCTGATAATCTACGACGAGGCGCAGAGGATGACTCAGGATGTCATCAGGACGACGCAATCCAGGTCAAATGTTAAGGTCTACTTCTACGATGATTCACAGATACTCATTGGGGACGAAGCGGGGACTCAAGAGAACTTCAGGCGGTACTGCACGAACACAACCGAGATGCATCTCACCGGTTCGTTCAGGATTTCGAGAAACTATCTGCAGCTTGTGCGTCATATACTATGGAATGAGAAGCCGCCTGATACTCTGAACTATGAGATCAATATGTTCGACCACATATCGAATCTTATCGAAGATCTGAGAAAAAAACATACTGATGGAAACAAGATAGGACTACTTTGTGCATTCACAGAATCCAAAGGAGATAAGAAAAATCCGACCAGCGTTCAGAACAGACGTATCGGGTACCCTCTCCCGTCCAACTTCGATTTGTATAAAAATTCAGGTCTAGATATTTATTGGCTTATGGATGAAAAGACAGAATATCCAAGATATTGGAGGGGTGAACTAGACCCTCTGAAGTACTGCGCCTCGGTATATGGCGCCCAAGGGTTCGAAGCAGATTACATCGGGCTTGTATGGGGCAGGGATCTTGTCTGGAGAAACAACAATTGGAAGATCAACGCAGACGCAATAACTGATACTATAGGCAATAATTATTCGCTGAAAAGAATGGCCAAAAAAGACAATGATGTTGCGATGACACTGATAAGAAACCGTTACTATACTCTTATGACAAGAGGAATTCGCGGGATAGATCTGTTCTTCGAAGATCAGCAGACGGGACAGCACATAAAGGATGTTATAGATAGGATAAGAAAAGATGCGATTATGGGGTATGATAAGCTTTAA